The stretch of DNA ATTTGATAGAATATCTCGGTACACATAAAAAAGACCACTCCCCATATTTAGGAAGTAGTCAATTTATTAATTATAGATTTTATTCTCCTACTATCTTCGCGTTCTTTAACATCTCGTCAGTTAAGGTGATTCCTTCCTCCTGAGCAGCTTTTTTGTTGATGAACAGCTCAAGCTTTTCAGGGAAACCGACAGGAATCTCATTTGGTTTTTTTCCTTTAAGAATTTCTACTGCCATTTTACCGGTAGTATAGCCAAGATCATGGTAGTCAAAGCCATAAGATGCAAAGGTTCCGCGTTTCACAGAATCGCCTTCCCCAACAAAGGTTGGGATATCCTTGGAATTGGCTACTGTTATCACCGATTCTAGGGCAGCAACAACGGTGTTATCCTTTGGTATATATAATACATCCGCACGTCCTACCATGGATTCAGCTGCCTGCTTTACTTCTGAACTAGCTGTAATGGTGGTTTCAACCGTTTCCAGCCCAGCTGCCTCTAAAGCTTTCTTCGCGTTCTTCACATTTACAACCGAGTTCGGTTCACCGTTGTTATAGATGATGCCTACTTTCTTAGCCTTAGGTATGAACGTTTTAATCGCTTCAATCGTATTCTTGATTGCATCTGGGTGCGTATCCGAGGTGCCTGTTGCATTGCCACCTGGTTTTTCAAGGCTTTGGACAAGCTCAGCCCCGACGGGATCCGTAATGGCCGTAAATAAGATTGGAATATCCTTTGTCGACTTGACCACCGCCTGCGCGCTAGCGGTAGCAATTGCTAAAATAAGATCATTTTTGTCCGCGACTAGGTTTTGGGCAATGGACATGTTATTGTTTATGTCTCCTTGGGCGTTTTGGTAATCAAGCTTCAAGTTCTTTCCTTCTACATAGCCAGCATCTTTGAGAGCGGCGATAAACCCTTCTCGTGCAGCATCAAGTGACGGGTGCTCGACAATTTGTGTAATACCTATTTTTACAACTTTCTCTTTTTTCTCTCCACCTGCCTCTTTACTACCCGCTCCGCAGGCAGAAAGTAACAATAGCATGGCAGATAATAATAGAACTAGACTCTTCTTCATCCCCTTTTTCCCCCTTAAAGAATTTCAACTCTTTATGTACTCTCTTGCTGCATTCATATTATTTGGATTTTAACACAGCAAAGCGTTGTGGCACAACAGTATTTTCTGAATATACAAACATATTAAAAAATTTAACATTCATCTAAAAATCTTCCATTATTTTTGAAAACGGTTTCAACTATAATGAAACATGTATTTTTAGAGAAAGGAGGTTATGAAGGCTATTTGCTTCACAAAAGACAGTTGAAAGGTGGTAATAATAGTTGAAGAGATTTAAAGAAAGTATTTTGATCTTCCTAGTACTTCTACTTGTATTCGGCCAAACAGGTGTGATCACCTATGCGGAAACGCAATCTACAGCACCAGCATCTCCAGTAAACTTACAGATACCAACACTTGCTTTTGACGAAGACAGCATCACCCTTGTGTGGGAAAAACCAGAGGATTACAGTGATATCGTAGACTTCAATGTGTATATGAATGGCAAGAAAGTAGGAAGCGCCCTTAAGGATAACAGCGGAACAGCAAAAACCTACATTGATAATTTTTATAAAAATATCGATAAGGATGACTTTCACGTTGATATTCTTATTCATAACTTTACAGTTGAAAATCTTAAACCAAATAAGTCCTATGAATTTTATATAACATCAGTCAATAAGGATGGCGTGGAATCAGCCCCGTCAAATAAAATTACCGGTAAAACAACTAGAGTTCCTGACGTATTTAATATCGTTGATTATGGTGCTACACCAGATGATGATAAAAAGGATACGGAAGCTATTCAGGCGGCCATCGATGCGGCCACTCCAGGAGCAAAGGTATTAATTCCAGAAGGGAAATTTATCTCTGGAGGAATATGGCTTAAATCCGATATGACATTACAAGTCGATGGCTATTTACTCGGTTCCCCTGACCCTGAAGACTACAGCAGGAATTTCTGGGTTTACGATTACTCTACAGATGAGCGTTCTTACGCCCTAATCAATGCCCATACATATGATTACGGTAGCCTCAAGAATATCCGCATTGTAGGGAAAGGAACAATTGATGGGAATGGGTGGA from Bacillus sp. SLBN-46 encodes:
- a CDS encoding ABC transporter substrate-binding protein, with the translated sequence MKKSLVLLLSAMLLLLSACGAGSKEAGGEKKEKVVKIGITQIVEHPSLDAAREGFIAALKDAGYVEGKNLKLDYQNAQGDINNNMSIAQNLVADKNDLILAIATASAQAVVKSTKDIPILFTAITDPVGAELVQSLEKPGGNATGTSDTHPDAIKNTIEAIKTFIPKAKKVGIIYNNGEPNSVVNVKNAKKALEAAGLETVETTITASSEVKQAAESMVGRADVLYIPKDNTVVAALESVITVANSKDIPTFVGEGDSVKRGTFASYGFDYHDLGYTTGKMAVEILKGKKPNEIPVGFPEKLELFINKKAAQEEGITLTDEMLKNAKIVGE